AGACCGCGGGTGTTGTCTCGAACACCATGTCCTTGACACCTGTATGAACGTCATGCGAGCCTCCGTGAGGTTTTACAGGGGGAGGGCTCTTGTAAAGGGAGAGTCTGAGGAGGCTCGCAACATGATCGATCCGACCGCTGGCACCGTCCCCGTGGGGTCCACGGAGGCATGGAAGGACAAGAAGCGCTACCTGTGGCTTCTCGGCCTCATGGTCCCGGGCTTCGGCATCCTGGCCGTGGTGGCCTATGCCTACACCGACTGGTGGTGGCTGCTGCTCGCCGGGCCGGCTCTGGTCAACGTGATCATCCCGGTCTTCGACCTCATCTTCGGCAAGGACTCGTCCAATCCGCCGGACGAGGTGATCGAGGCGCTCGAGAACGACAAGTACTACCGCTGGGTGGTCTACGCGTTCCTGCCGCTGCAGTTCTTCATCCTCTGGGCGGTCTTCTACCTGGTCACCCAGGGCAACCCGATCCTCGCCGTCACCAACCTGCTCAACATCACCGACTGGGCCGCCGCCAACCTCGGCGCTGACCTGGTCCGCCCGATGGCCGAGAACGGCGCCTCCGACCTGACCTGGTTCGAGAAGACGTCGATTGCCTTCTCCGCCGCCGCCGTCATGGGCATCGGCATCAACACTGCGCACGAGCTGGGCCACAAGAAGGAGTCGGTCGAGCGCTGGCTCTCGAAGATCGCCCTTGCGCCGACCTTCTACGGCCACTTCTACATCGAGCACAACCGGGGTCACCACGTCCGCGTCGCCACCCCCGAGGACCCGGCCTCCTCGCGCCTGGGCGAGTCCTTCTACACGTTCTGGTTCCGCACCGTCTCGGGTTCCTTCAAGAGCGCCTGGGAGCTCGAGGCCAAGCGCTACAAGCGCAAGGGCACGCACCCGTTCCACCTGGGCAACGACGTGCTCAACGCGTGGCTGATGTCTGCGGTGCTCTTCGGTGCCTCGATCGCCTACTTCGGCATCGGGCTGCTCCCGTACGCGCTGGTCATCATCGTCGCCGGCTTCTCGCTGCTGGAGATCATCAACTACGTCGAGCACTACGGCCTCTGCCGCCAGAAGGTCGGTCCGCCCGAGCGCCAGCGCTACGAGCGGGTCGCCCCGCGCCACTCGTGGAACTCGAACAACATCGTCACCAACATCTTCCTGTACCACCTGCAGCGTCACTCGGACCACCACGCGAACCCGGTCCGCCGCTACCAGGCGCTGCGCGACTTCGAGGAGTCCCCGGCGCTGCCGACCGGCTACGCGGGCACGCTGACGCTGGCGCTGTTCCCGCCGCTGTGGCGCAAGGTCATGGACGACCGCGTCTTCCACCACATCGGCAACGACATCACCCAGGCCAACATCCAGCCGAGCAAGCGCGAGAAGTACTTCGCGAAGTACGGCACCGCCGAGCAGCAGCGGGTCGAGGCGGGCGAGGACGTGACGGCGCAGCACTTCGACATCGAGGTCCTCGCGGCGAAGTGCCCGGGTTGCTCCTACGTCTACGAGGTCGCGGCGGGCAACGAGCACGAGGGCTTCGCCGCCGGCACCGCCTGGAACGAGATCCCGGACGACTGGACCTGCCCCGACTGCGGCGTGCGGGAGAAGCTCGACTTCGTCCCGGTCGACCCGGAGACCCTCCAGGTCGAGGCCAGCTGACGGGAGAACCGAACCCGGCGGGCCATGGCCCGCACCGTCCAGGCGGCGTACTTTCTCAAGTACGCCGCCTGCGGCGTTTCTCGGGCGTCCTCGCCTCCAGCGCTGCACGTGGTGCGGCTCACACTGTTTGGAACGCAGTGTTCCCGACACCTTGTTGACACGCCGTCTTTACAAATGTGACCGTTGTGTCAACGCTTTACAAGCAACCTGCTTTTGTAAAAGGCAAGCCGAGGAGGCTCGACGATGGTGGATCCGACCGCCGGTACCGTTCCAGCAGGAACGACCGAAGACTGGAAGGACAAGAAGCGCTACCTGTGGCTTCTCGGCCTGCTGATCCCGGGCCTCGGCATCATCGCCGTCCTGGCCTACGCGCAGTTCGAGCTCGGCGTCGTGCTCTGGGCCGGCCCGATCCTGATCCTCGTGGTCGTCCCGATCCTCGACCTGATCTTCGGGCTCGACGCCTCCAACCCGCCTGACGACATCATCGAGGCGCTGGAGAACGACAAGTACTACCGCTGGATCACCTACCTGTACCTGCCGATCCAGTACTTCGTGCTGATCGCTGCGATGTACATGGTCGTCGTCGGCAACCCGATCGCAGCGCTGGCCGATCTCG
This genomic interval from Nocardioides cavernaquae contains the following:
- a CDS encoding fatty acid desaturase codes for the protein MIDPTAGTVPVGSTEAWKDKKRYLWLLGLMVPGFGILAVVAYAYTDWWWLLLAGPALVNVIIPVFDLIFGKDSSNPPDEVIEALENDKYYRWVVYAFLPLQFFILWAVFYLVTQGNPILAVTNLLNITDWAAANLGADLVRPMAENGASDLTWFEKTSIAFSAAAVMGIGINTAHELGHKKESVERWLSKIALAPTFYGHFYIEHNRGHHVRVATPEDPASSRLGESFYTFWFRTVSGSFKSAWELEAKRYKRKGTHPFHLGNDVLNAWLMSAVLFGASIAYFGIGLLPYALVIIVAGFSLLEIINYVEHYGLCRQKVGPPERQRYERVAPRHSWNSNNIVTNIFLYHLQRHSDHHANPVRRYQALRDFEESPALPTGYAGTLTLALFPPLWRKVMDDRVFHHIGNDITQANIQPSKREKYFAKYGTAEQQRVEAGEDVTAQHFDIEVLAAKCPGCSYVYEVAAGNEHEGFAAGTAWNEIPDDWTCPDCGVREKLDFVPVDPETLQVEAS